The window AGAGACCGAAAATCGGCACGACGACGCTGACCGGACCGGTCGCCAACGCCCGATAGTACGCGAGGATCCCGATGGCGAGAAACACACCCGCGAGGTACATGTACGGCGCTTTGTCGCTGGTGAGGTACGGAACGATCTGCTCACCTTCGTACATCGTCACGGCGAGGGCCGCAACGACGAGCATCCCGTTTGCGACAAGCGCGGCTACCGTATCCGGAATGTCCTGCGTTGCGATACTGACGAGGGGCGGCAGTGCAGTGTAACCGATGAGGGCGATAATCGCCCACCCGATGTAGTTCATGCAGGGGTGTTTTGGCCCGGGGATGAGAGTCGTTTCGAAAGCGGAAGGGAGACGAACCGACGAACCCGTCACGCTTTTGCCCCATCCCTTCGTCCACCCGGATATGAAGAAATCCTTGATGGACATCATCTGCTGTCCGCTGGATAAACAGGAACTCGAACTCGACACACGGCAGGAAGAGGACGAAGAGGTTATTTTCGGGACGCTTACCTGTACGCAGTGCGGTGAGCGCTATCCGATCGAGGACGGAATTCCGAACCTCCTCCCGCCGGACATGCGCGAAGCCTGAACGTTTTTGTACTGGTAGAGAGAGGGTTGTATCGTGTCTGAGACGGTATCGGTTCACATCAATCGCGATGGCATCCATCATATCGACGTAGCGCAGTCGTTCGAAACCGACGGCTCGTTCACCATCGCGCTCAAAAACCACGGGGCACCGATCCACGCCCATCTTCATCTCGACGACGACCTCTCGGAAGTCGCGTCGCTCGGTGCGACGAACCACTATGTCAAAGCCAAAGACATCCGTCACGTCCCTGTGACGGTCCACGATGCGCCTGCTACCGGAAAGCTCAAAATCGTCACCGGTTACGGGGCCGAAACGACCTACGTGGACACGAATATCCTCGAACCCGAGGAACGAAGCAGGTCGATTCCGGTAGACGAGGCACTCTCGAAACCGCAGGGGAGTCGCCCCACGGACTCGAGGCGGGGACGGAAATCGACGCAGTCTGACACCCTGAAGAACCTGCCGCTCGTTATTCTCGGCCTTCTTGCACTGGTGCTCGTGGTCGGCGCGGGATTCCTCGTCGATAACGGCGTTGCGCTGTTCGGCGGCCTCGTGGTGATGATCGGTCTCGGCGTGGCAACGTACTTTCTAACGCGGTAATCGTGCCCCCGGGACACCGATATACCGTTTCGGTAATCGCATTCCTTTTGCACGTTCCCTTCGTGCACGTCGATAATGTCACTTGCCGAAACAACACGGGAGGCGGTTCGGAGTCGGCCGTTTCTCTACTCTGCCCTCCGCGCTGGCATTTTGAACTACACCGCCACTGCCCGATTCCTCTCGGACGAGGTTGGCGACGACACCGACGCGATTTCGACTGCACTGACCCGGTTTGCGGACGACGTTCCGGACTTCCACGCCGAGAGGCGAGACGTTCGTGTCGTCATGCAGAGCGGGCTCGGAATGGCGGACGACGACCCGCTGCTCGTCGTTGGGGATGCCGGATTTACCCCGGATTCGGGGTCACTTACCGCGGTGATTGCCGCCGGAAATGTCGATGCGGCAGCTCTCTCACACGTCCTCGCACGACTCGTAACGGACGATATTTCGGTCATCGCGGCCGCAGTCGCCGAGGAGTCTCTCGTCGTGGTCGTCGAGCGACGGGACGGTGCGAACGCCGTTCGAGGAGTCGAAGATGCACTCGATTCGGTGCCGGACTTCGGCGGACGATGACGCTTCCGACGATTTAAAACGGTTGCTGATTCTATGCGTTCGTATGACACTCTCCGTAACGAACACCCTTTCAGGTGAGCGGGAACCGTTCGAACCGGGCGACCCCGATTCGGTTCTCCTCTACTACTGTGGGTTGACCGTCTCGGACTACGCACATCTCGGTCATGCCCGGGGCTGGATACATACCGACGTGATGCATCGCTGGTTGGAACACCTCGGCTACGATGTGCGCCACGTCGAGAACTTCACCGACGTGAACGAAAAGATCACCGCACGTGCAGGAGAAAACGACCTCGGCGACGACGAGGCCGAAGTCGCTCGCACCTTCATGACGGAGGTCATTCGCGACATGCGCGATCTAAACCTAAAGCGGGCGGACGTCTACCCGCGGGTCAGCGAGCACGTTCCGGAGATCATCGACCTCATCGGAACGCTGGTGGAGAAAGGGTACGCTTACGAATCGAACGGTTCGGTCTATTTCGACGTGACGACGTTCGAGGACTACGGAAAACTCTCGAATCAGCGGGTCGAGGAGATGGAAACACAGGATGATGACTCCGATCAGCAAAGCGATAAACGCAATCACGCCGACTTCGCCCTCTGGAAAGCGGACGGCGTGAGCGAAGGAGCTATCGAAGAACACAGAAACTCCGACACGGAGTATGCGGTCTCCCACCCATCCGGTCAGACGTGGGAGTCGCCGTGGGGCGAAGGTCGTCCGGGATGGCACATCGAATGTTCGGCGATGAGCATGAAACATCTCGGCGAAACCATCGACATCCACGTCGGTGGACAGGACCTCGTCTTTCCCCACCACGAAAACGAGGTCGCACAGAGCGAGGCCGCCACCGGCCACCAGTTCGCCCGCTACTGGCTTCACGTCCGGTTGCTCGAAACCGACGGCGAGAAGATGAGTTCGAGCCTCGGAAACTACTCCACGGTTCGCGGCGCGATGTCCGAAATCGGCCCGAACGCGGTTCGGATGTTCCTGCTTTCGACCGCCTACTCCAACCGGCAGACGTTCAACGACGAGACGGTTGACGAAGCAGTCGACCGGTGGGAGCGACTATCCGGTGGGTACGAACGCGCGGTGGGTGCACT of the Haladaptatus caseinilyticus genome contains:
- a CDS encoding EamA family transporter, whose amino-acid sequence is MNYIGWAIIALIGYTALPPLVSIATQDIPDTVAALVANGMLVVAALAVTMYEGEQIVPYLTSDKAPYMYLAGVFLAIGILAYYRALATGPVSVVVPIFGLFIATSSVLGIAFLDEPLTARKVAGIGFALVAIYLTAVE
- a CDS encoding methytransferase partner Trm112, which codes for MKKSLMDIICCPLDKQELELDTRQEEDEEVIFGTLTCTQCGERYPIEDGIPNLLPPDMREA
- a CDS encoding DUF7524 family protein; amino-acid sequence: MSETVSVHINRDGIHHIDVAQSFETDGSFTIALKNHGAPIHAHLHLDDDLSEVASLGATNHYVKAKDIRHVPVTVHDAPATGKLKIVTGYGAETTYVDTNILEPEERSRSIPVDEALSKPQGSRPTDSRRGRKSTQSDTLKNLPLVILGLLALVLVVGAGFLVDNGVALFGGLVVMIGLGVATYFLTR
- a CDS encoding DUF7523 family protein, which codes for MSLAETTREAVRSRPFLYSALRAGILNYTATARFLSDEVGDDTDAISTALTRFADDVPDFHAERRDVRVVMQSGLGMADDDPLLVVGDAGFTPDSGSLTAVIAAGNVDAAALSHVLARLVTDDISVIAAAVAEESLVVVVERRDGANAVRGVEDALDSVPDFGGR
- the cysS gene encoding cysteine--tRNA ligase, whose translation is MTLSVTNTLSGEREPFEPGDPDSVLLYYCGLTVSDYAHLGHARGWIHTDVMHRWLEHLGYDVRHVENFTDVNEKITARAGENDLGDDEAEVARTFMTEVIRDMRDLNLKRADVYPRVSEHVPEIIDLIGTLVEKGYAYESNGSVYFDVTTFEDYGKLSNQRVEEMETQDDDSDQQSDKRNHADFALWKADGVSEGAIEEHRNSDTEYAVSHPSGQTWESPWGEGRPGWHIECSAMSMKHLGETIDIHVGGQDLVFPHHENEVAQSEAATGHQFARYWLHVRLLETDGEKMSSSLGNYSTVRGAMSEIGPNAVRMFLLSTAYSNRQTFNDETVDEAVDRWERLSGGYERAVGALDSPNARTKVEDDDLREELETTRAEFESAMNDDFNTRRALAALLELVTAVNRHVDDYDEYDYDGLRQAVETFEELGGDVLGFAFGGDTGGDVRLAEDIVKLVLDLREQERGAGNYERADELRDELEALGVEVQDTDSGPSFTLP